Genomic window (Streptosporangium brasiliense):
GGCGTAGGCCGACAGCCCGCTGAGAAACGGGCCCCGCGTGGGGGCTGACCATTTCCTTCTGCTGGGCTGTTGCGCGAGCATGCCGTAGTGACCTTGCTGCGGTGCTGTAGAGGCGCCTGATGGATGATGTGAGCCCTGAACCCAGGCTGATCTTGCTGTGTGGGCTGCCTGGCTCCGGGAAAACGACACTGGCCAAGCGCTTGGCGAGAGAGCTTCCTGCTGTGCGGCTGTGTCCGGACGAATGGATGGCTGATCTCGGCATCGACCTGTTCGACGAGAACATCCGCGACCGGCTTGAGCGGCGGTTTTGGGAGCATGCTCAGGATCTGTCGAGGCTAGGGCAGAGTGTGATCTTGGAGTTCGGCTTCTGGGCGCGTGCTGAGCGCGATGAGAAGCGTTTGGGAGCCCGCGCACTCGGTCTTCCCGTCGAATTGCATTACCTTGCTGCGCCGGTCGACGAGCTGTGCCGCCGTCTGGAAGCCCGCAACGGGGAAGGGGTGCCTGGGACGGCCCCGGTCAGCCGCGAGCTGCTTGAGGAGTATGTTGAGATCTTCCAGGCTCCGGACGCTGACGAGCTCGCTCTTTTCGACGAGCCGCTTCTGGGTCGACGTGGATGATCGGCGCCTGCGGTGTGGGGTGAGACGGGTCAGGTGACTCGGCCACTGTGAGTCTCCCCGGCAGGGCCAGGACCAGGCAGATCTCGTCGTTGTGCCTGGCTCATGAGGTCGGCAGGCGTCGCGGGCCGGTGCCCGCTCAGGCCGG
Coding sequences:
- a CDS encoding AAA family ATPase yields the protein MDDVSPEPRLILLCGLPGSGKTTLAKRLARELPAVRLCPDEWMADLGIDLFDENIRDRLERRFWEHAQDLSRLGQSVILEFGFWARAERDEKRLGARALGLPVELHYLAAPVDELCRRLEARNGEGVPGTAPVSRELLEEYVEIFQAPDADELALFDEPLLGRRG